Genomic segment of Microcebus murinus isolate Inina chromosome 14, M.murinus_Inina_mat1.0, whole genome shotgun sequence:
CCAAGGAGGTGGACGAGCGTTTCCACGCACACGGCCGAAGCTGCCTGCACACGGCCTCCGAGCGGCCCGTGGTCTCCCAGGGGAAACGCGGGCAGGGCGCAGCCTCCAGTGGGGTCTGAGACGCAGCGTCTTCCCTCCCCACGTATTCTGGGCAGAGCCAGGAGCGCAAGAATCACGGAGCCTCTCCGTGCAGGTGCTGCCCGCCACGGTGCCCGGACTCGGGACCCTCCCAGGGAAGGTGTCGGCTGGGGCTGCTGCCGCCAGTGCCGGCGTCCGGGGAAGGGTCAGAAAGACTGTCCCCGACCGAGCCACGGTGGCCTCTCTACAGACGCTTGGGTTTCACTTTGAAAGCACCCTGGGTCCCCCCCCATCCCCAGTCCCTGGGCAGAGTGGCGCACCCTCCCCGCAGGCCGTGAGAGCCCTGCAGCAGCACCGGGGGCTGGGTTGTGGTGGGGACCCGAGGAGgaccccaccccttcctccccagcctagCCGCAGGGGGCCTCCGCCCTCCAATCCAACCCCCTCCTCAATCTTCCCCACACGCCTGCGGTGTGACCCCCTTGCCTGCCCCCAACTTCTTGTCCCTTCTTCCTAGCAGACGGCTCCACCAGCACCCCAGACCCCTGGCACCCCCAgacacccccaccctgcccccacccagctcTGCTCTTCTCCTCACAGCGGTTCAGCCCTcccccactgtgccctgctgctcctgcctgcGGACGGACACTTCGGGCTGAGGGCTTCCACCCCAGTCGGCGCAGCGCGGATCGGCTGCCGTCAGAACCTGCCTATGTCCTCCCTTGGTGCCATCCTGGAGGCACAGATGGTCTCGGCAGCCTCCTTCCGGAGGCCGTACCCTGTCATCCACCTGGATGGGTCTTGGACGCCGGCCCCAGCTGAGCCGGCACCCCGTGTTCCCCGCGTGGCGCTGGCTGTGTGTCGGGCCTCCCACGCTCTTGGATGCGGGGCTCCCCTTAGAGTCTGCCCCTCCTGGGCACAGTTCCGGAAGCACAGGGGTGACACTGCTACCTGGGGGCGGGCTAGACCTCAACAGGCCCAAGCTGATGGATGAGGCCTCCGGACATCTCAAGACTTggtaggaaaataaagaaaagagattctaCTCGCTCTTTGTGTTCAAGGCTTTCCTGCAAAGATGAGTCTGACGGCTCAGGTGAGAGGGGCCCGTGTGCCTGGAGCACCACGGGTGGTGCCCGCAGAGAGCCTCGCTGGGACGGGAACGGGACTCACACACGGAGacgagggcggggcggggcacgGAGGCAGAGTGctcagctagagtgcagaggGCAGGAGCCTGGTCGGCGGTTTCGGAAAACAGCACCTCGAGGTCTGCGGAGCCCAGGCCGGGGGACCCACCTGCCGGAGGGGGCGGCGCCGGCTGGGGCAGCGCAGCGAGTGGCGGGTCACCCTGAGGGACGCCTCTGGCAGACTGTGGGCAGCAAGGAGAGCCGTGCAGAGGCTGCCTGGGCCTGGCGACTGTGGCCAGTGACTGGTGAGACCGTGCTGAGGGCTGCCCTCTGGGTGCAGAGTGCATGCGGCCAGggggccccaccccacccatcaGGATGACAGCCCGGGAGCACAGGACCAGCACTGAGGGTCTGACGTTGCCACCCCTTTCCTGAAGGAAAGACAGCCAGCTACACTAGGCCAGAGGGGACATGGGTGACAGCCAGGGCGCGACACGGGATCCGCCTGGGGAACACAGTCTAGTCCCCCAGTGTCCCGAGAGAAGACAGACGGCATGCTCACAACGGGTGGCTGCAGGAGGTTTATTCAcacggggaggggggagggggagcacaGGGACAATGCTCGAGCTCCGGGCTGGTCACAGCCGGGTTGCAGCCAGGCCCGGGACCCTGGGACAGCCCCTGGAAGGGGAGATCGCCAGAGcccagaaggagagagaggctggACGCGGCCAGCTCCAGGCAGCTCATGCAGAGGCTGGGGGAATACAGACTCTGCTCTCGTGCTCCTGGGCCTGCCACTGGGGGCCCCCACTGACCAAACCCAACCGCGAGGTGAGGGGTGCGGGGGCGCTGTGGATGGGGTCTGTGCTGGCCAGCCTTCTGGGGCCCAGAGCCGAGCAGAGCCGGGTGGTCAGTGTAGCTACAGGACAGAGAAGACCCTGAGGACGGGCCCAGAGACCGTCCGGCCAGCGagccaaccagcacacccccaagaGGTGGGGATGCTAGCGGCAGGACGCTGATGACCatattatttccaaatagctGTCCTTAGGGAAGACCCGCAGGCCAAGGGAGAGAAGGCAATGAGGGAAGCATTGAGGAAGAACGAGAAACCAGAGAAAGCTCAAGAAGACAGGCGTCGTgaagggccagggcagggctggcaggaagGAGCTGTGGCCCACCCATGACGCCCACCCACGAGGTGGCCTCGGTGGCTGCACATAAGAACAAGACAGCCCCTCACCGAGCGCCACAGACCAGACCCGGGTGGCACCGACCCCATGCCGGGACCGTCAGAGGGAGGCCTGGTGACAAAGCGCAGGGGCCCCGCCCCACCCGGCCCGCGCACTCACCTCCTCCGCTGCTCCATCAGAGCCTGCTTCTCCCGGAGCTCCCTGAGGGCCGCTGCGCGACTCTCCTCCAGGGTTTTTGCGCGCATCGCTGTCTGGTACGATGACGGCAGATCAGGCAAGACACTCCCGAACGAGGGCAGCTTCCTTCTAGAATTACACCGTGGTTTTAGCTGAACGCTGAACCAAACCCCGTGAGGTGACTCTGATCTGTATCAGAAGCAGTGTCACCAAACACACGCCTAAGATGCAGAAGCTGAGCTTGCGGACCAGCTGCAGTCAGAACCAGACTCTTCCCACGGCCAGCACCAGCCAATGGACCTGAGGGCCGTGCAGCCTGGGCGGCTGGTCTGACGCAGTCCCTCGTCTGGcctgggcagagaggggagaCCCGGGCCGAGCCACAGCTGGAGCTCAGGGACGCTGGGTCAGAATTCTCACCTCCAGGGCATGGAGGGGTCGGaaggcaggcacagaaagggCCGCTGAGATGTGTCTGGCTTCTGTAAGCACGTTCAGGTGGGGACAGCTGCTATGTCCCCTTCGGGGAAGCCAGCAGGACAGCAGAGGGGGACAGCCAGTGACATGGGGACACCCTCTCCTTACCCATGCAAACAGAAAGCACAGGCATGCTCTGGTGTTTCCTCTGAACAAAACACCTGTCTGCTAAGACGTCAAGCAGAGACGGCGGCTCTGAGCCGAGGGCTGAGAGCTAGGGACATTCCAGAACACCGGCCTTCCCACCCGGCTTAAGAAACACAAGGAAaagccctgcccctgccagggcAGAGAGGCCGAGCCCATCCTGCCGCCCGCCCTGGCTCACAGCCTCCCGCCAGCAGCGAGTCTAGGAGGCCATGTGCAAGTGCTCACACCCAGGTGGGTGAGTCCTGTGAGCAGCCGGCCCACTCGTCTCCCACGCCCGGCTGAGCGTGGGGGCAGGTGCAGCCTGTACCCTGGGCCGGGTCACCTGGGGCCAGTGTCGGCGGTTAGCTTTAACGCACTGCGTTTGGGAGAGCAGCAGCTTCGGATCCTGCCTGGATAGCAGTTTACTCTGGGCCGGGTCCCGAGGAGGGCGGAGGGGACGGTCAGCGGAAGCCTGGCCGGACGTCAGCGTCAGCCAGGGCAGCTCCCTGCTGGCTGAGTTCAGATGCTTTATTCCTGCCCCAACATAACCTGGGATTATGGCCCAGACCATTATTGTGAACGGCCGTGATTTTTATACCATGCTGCTCTTCCTGCAAGTATTTCAACGTAAGCACTCTCACGCTGGGCACATCCCCACGCTGCCCGACACCATGCCACGATTTAGCTCCTAATTCCTTGGAATGTGCCTTCAAGGAAAGTCTCCTGACACCGTGTGACTACTGTGCTTCCTGAGGACACGTTTCTGCGGTCTCTGCACCTACACGCCAACCTGGCTGGGGGAGGAACTGGGGATGACGGCCCTCCTCCCCAAGCTCAACCTGAGCCGCTTGGTCTTGGCAGAGCCAGCCCCCGCCTCAGCCCCCCCTCGCCCATCGCCCCCCAGGCATCCTGCGGGCCCAGGTCAGGCAGGACCACTGCCTCCCTCCAGAGATCACCTGTGGCCTCACTGAGCCCAAGCAACACCGGAGGGGTCAGAGTCCCACCCACGGACACGGATGTGGGCTCAGACCTGCTGCTCCCAGCACGCCCATGTCCCGCAGCCAGGCCAGCCAGCAAGGCCACCCCCCAGTCACAGACCACCAGGAGGGGCTGTCACGCTGAGCGCAGACCAGGGCCACAACCTCAGAGCTTCTCCTGATACCTGGGACCCGACAATAACCTAAccaagggggaaactgaggcacagataatACATGTGACCCCACAACAACCCTACCcagtgggaaaactgaggcatggatAATACATATGACCCCACTACAGCCAaccaagtgaggaaactgaggcacagataacACCTGTGATCCCACAACAaccagatggggaaaccaaggcaccgAATGGCTTCACAGAGCTCGCCCTGGGGCAGCAAGGGGAGAAGCTGACTTCCAGACCCACCAGCTATCGGGCGGGGACTGCCTGAGCTTCCCGTGTGGGGCCTGGGGGTCCCGCGCTCCCCGACAACGCCCTAAGCCCCATGGATGAATCTTCCAAGGCCAGGATCCAGTATCTAAACCTGATATATTGGCAAGATTATAAACTCTACTAATAGGCTTACAACGATTTGCTTGAATAAATCCTTACTGTTATTCAAGACAGTAAATAAACggacagagggagggaaaggaggttTCTGAGCAGCAGGCTCAGCGCGTTCTCGCCCTTCCAACGTGCTCTGAGTCAGGACAGCGTGCAGCTGTCCCGAGGCCCCTCCCAAGGCCAGGCGGTAGCTGGCGCCTGCACCGTATCACGCCGCCCGGGGGTAACCCACCAGTCGTGCTCCAGaggcttttttattttcaaaacgtGCAACCCTGCAGAAGAGCTGGAGATGGGCGTGATGGACGCCTAGCCCTTCCTGCAGACCAcgttcccctcccccagcctgcttTTCCAGATGATGTTGAAACACATCTGTCCGCCGGGTGGAGCTCTGGAGGGCCTCAAACCACTGTGGCCGCCAGGATTTCCTCACCCCAAGGGCCGGTTTTTGTCCCCTTGGATGTGATGACATGCCCCCCCAGAACACATGATCTGTAACAGATGTACCAACTATTATCTGCCACActctatttattaatttgtttatatgcACACCCACTCACACGCACACGTATGTGCAACACATACCACACACAAGCCCGTGATtagagtttttctttctctctcctaatGTCTTTTGCTGAGTCTGTTCTCCTGGGGAGCTGGGGAACTTTAACCCTAAACCCAGGGCTGGCACTTGCTGCAGAGTAAGCGACTTGGCAATGTGGAGGAACGTTTTAAAATGTAGCCCTGATGTTTTAAGAGGtaattaaaatatcacaaattcGAGAAGATCAAGAAAATACACCTTTGCTTTAAGCTTTACCTGAAAATGTGTCTTGGCTTTGGACGTCCCTTCTCGCTGTTTAGTGCTGCCTTGAGATTTGGAGGTAATTCCACTGGCAGGAGCTGATTCTCAAGAATTTCTGCTTTTTCGTTCTCcacaatctcctgcctcagcttccagaagcGCCTGATCTCCTCCTCGCTGGGCCAGTGCTCGGAAGAGTCCAAGGACATCCTGAGTTCACTCAGGTCTAGCTTCTCGACCGGCGGGAGAAAGTCTGCCTTCTCTTCTAGCACGGCCCCCTTGGGATCCCGAGGGTCCCTGGTTTCTTCCTTAGACGCACATTCTCCGGGTAATTCCAACGCAGGATGTGGGAGGCCACTTAGGTGCATCTTTTTAATTAGTGAAATCTCTAGTAgaataaaatgctgttttagtgGCCCATACGTCAGCACGGTCCCAGAGACAGACCGCAACATGTGTGCAGGGGCCCCTCCGTGGAGAAGGCCTGAGAGGAGGAGGTGCCCCCCCCCCGCCAGAGACTCCCTACTCCATGCCTACACGCACACAAATAGCCTGGCTGTGAAACATCCCCCCCAAGCTGCTGCAGGACACATCAGCACCCGAATGTGGAACAGATGAGCACAGGTGGCTTGAAGAGCACCTGACCTCTTCACGCGGTCCTGTGCTCCGGAGTCCTGCATACTCGGCGATCTCCCAGAGCTTAACCTACATGTCTGCTTCCCCCAGACCTCTTAGAATCTTTATTTCTCACTGATTTTAGCCCACTATGCCTGCTCTTCCTATCTGGCGATGCTCTTGCTGACTTTTAAACACTGCACCCCCAGCTCCAGGTCAACCGTTTGAGAGGAAATTGCCCGGAGCACATTCATCCGCCACATTCGGCGTCAGTGGGACACAGCCTACACGCTCCTTCACAGACCGGCACCAGTGTGAACAGTGAGTCCCCCGGGGACCGTGTGACACTGCAGACGAACCTGGCAGGGCCTCAGGGCTGAACGTGATGGGGTGAGGTGCTAGCTCCCGCCAGGGCACCTGGGCAGCCCCGTCCGTCTCGCTCCCCAAGGCCTTGCTGGTGCCTCCTGGGAAGCGGCCCAAGCGCGTACCTGGCCCTCGAATCCTTGCTTCAGGAGCTGCTTCTGAGGATGCCAGGACACTGGACCGGCACGACCAACACCGCACCTGCACCCTGGAGCCACGGCGACGTGTCGGGGCACAGACCAAGCACAGCCGCCGCTGTGCACTTGGACGTCACCTACTGTCAGTGGATGTGATGCTCCTTTGTCCCGCCCCCCCCACTCTCTCCTCCTTGGCCACTTCAGTGCCCTGGTCTCCCCGGAGCCTAAGCCACCTCCCGCAGGCTGCCCGACGCCCAAGGTCCATCACTGGAGAACCCTCTCAAAGGCATTCACGGAGCCTATCGCTGTGACTGACAAAACCAAACCACACCAAAGTAACACAAAAGCAGGAAAACTAAAGCAGTAGTTTCAATTTACAAAAGGTGGGCAGCAAAGGAAGGAAAGCACACTTCCCTCTATTTCTCTTTGGCCAAAATTAACAAACGTTCTTTCCCTGGACAGCTTCCCTCGATCAGCACCGAGGGGACGCCACAGCGGCCGCTGTCTGGGGCTCACTCCCAAGGGACCCATTGCGGGGCGCAAGCTCCCACCTGCGGGCGTGGTCTCCACAAACCAGTCTCCACCAAATGACCCAATCAACCTCTGCGCCTCAACGCGCAGATGAAGGCCCGTCACGGACCTGCTCAAAGCGCTCCCATAAACAGACTAATAAAGTGCAGGGGGAACTGCGGATCCTCGATCGCTGAAAACTATTCCTAAATACCGGCCCATCCAGGTTGAAAGCACGAGTTCACACACTACTGGCAAAGATCTTGCTGTTCACATGTTTTAATCATATCAGGTAGATAACTACCTCGGCTAATGGTTCCAAATGTTATGTACTTTTCTTAAGAATAGAAAGTGTGTCTTATGTGGTAAAATTTTAGATATTGTGAAGtcaatatttcagaatatttacttttctgtggAGCATTTATCACGACTTGATCTcagttttactttgttttccctGAGCGCAGCTACAACACCTCCTCAGGGCAGAACACACATGAGCACCTGAAAACACCTCGGTCAATGTGCCAAAAACACGGAATCATTTGGTGAGTACCCACCATAAAGGTGATTAGACAAAACATGGCTATAAAGCAATATTAATGCAGATTTCTTGTACTTAGCTAAGAATAAGAGACATTTCCTTGTGCTTATCTTTAAACCGTTGTCCAACACAACACCAAAAACTTCCCGAAGCAGCTGTCTATTGGTGGCTTGGAGGTGAGGGCTGTTTCAGGTGGCTGATCCCAACGAACATTCACCACAGTCCACACCAGGAAGGCTGTCTGAGGGGCCCCGAGGTGTCCACCCAGGAGCACAGAACCAAGGGGGAGACACAGAAACGCCTGGGTCGGCCCGGAGACTCAGGTCTGCCGCGTAAACTCAGCGAAGGACGCCTGAGGCCCCAGCGCTTCCCAAAACATCACTAAAGAGAACACAGGCTCtgccctgatttttaaaaagctctgacATCGGTTTTAGAGAAGCCTGCCACAAAGAGTTGTCCTACAAACCTTGAGAAGCTGCGTCTTTGGGGAGGGAGCGTTCCGCCGCGCAGATCCGCAGGAAGGTCTGGATGCTGACCAAGCCCTTCTGCACTATGACCTGGGGGGGGAACTCCAGGGGGCAGTGTCTCAGGTTGAGGGCTTTCAGGGTAGCCACGGTCCCTGAGACAGAGGAGAAAAACTGTCAGCGTTTTTCCGTACTGTTCTACGgagtaaaagaaaggaagagataatAGCTTTCCACATTTCAAACGAATGATTCTAATCAGTACTTGGGATAAAATGATATGATGGATGCCTGAGATTCGCTCTAAAAAAAACTGCAGGGGAGACATTCTGCCAACAAATTTATGTTAACAAGTAACTAAAACAAACAGAcacaaacagcaacaaaaaaaaacccttcacttGAAATTTGGAATATAAAGTTGCTATAGTATCAAATATGCCCACTTTCAACATAAAAACCATGAGgcataaaaagaaaagggaatgtgACCCACACTCAGAATAAGCCGACACTAGAAACCGCCACCGAGCAGCTAAGACGCTCAGCAAAGATGTCAAAGCAGCCATTTACCACaacatagtttttttgttttttgttttcttttcttttgagacagagtctcactttgttgcctgggctagagcgctatggagtcagcctagctcacagcgacttcaaccttctgggctccagtgatcctcctgcctcagccccccgagttagctgggactataggcatgcgtcaccatgcctggctaattttttctatttttggtagagaggaggtctcgcaattgctcaggctggttttgaactcctgaccttgagcgatcctccagcctcagcctcccagagtgctaggattacaggcgtgagccaccgcgcctggccaaagcAGCcatttaaatatgttcaaagaaatgaagaaaactgtatttaaataattactgaaaaaaataataaaatggttcaACAAATTTGAATggtctataaaaatagaaattatacaaaagtACCAAATGGCACTTCTAGAGTTGAAAATTACAGTAACTGAAATGAAACATTCGCTGCAGGGACTCAACAGCAGATATGAGATGGGAGGAAAAGCAGTtcatgaacttg
This window contains:
- the LRRC27 gene encoding leucine-rich repeat-containing protein 27 isoform X3, whose product is MEGSGSCTVPSGSADGREEGAGQAECLPASPSGDVHKGLEEMNLPSPSVLDLSQSGLRNLGEIFKIPTIQQLHLQRNSLCLIPRDFFQLLPNLTWLDLRYNKIKVLPSGIGSHKHLKTLLLERNPIRMLPVELGTVATLKALNLRHCPLEFPPQVIVQKGLVSIQTFLRICAAERSLPKDAASQEISLIKKMHLSGLPHPALELPGECASKEETRDPRDPKGAVLEEKADFLPPVEKLDLSELRMSLDSSEHWPSEEEIRRFWKLRQEIVENEKAEILENQLLPVELPPNLKAALNSEKGRPKPRHIFRRKLPSFGSVLPDLPSSYQTAMRAKTLEESRAAALRELREKQALMEQRRSYTDHPALLGSGPQKAGQHRPHPQRPRTPHLAVGFGQWGPPVAGPGAREQSLYSPSLCMSCLELAASSLSLLLGSGDLPFQGLSQGPGPGCNPAVTSPELEHCPCAPPPPSPCE